The proteins below come from a single Rosa rugosa chromosome 2, drRosRugo1.1, whole genome shotgun sequence genomic window:
- the LOC133734032 gene encoding uncharacterized protein LOC133734032 produces the protein MMRRQQAQYAGDSGGANSYGGGGGGAAAASMHHHHHHHQQQQPSSVGASDFEGRLEAFTPERDSNPNPYATSSKPEAQWRWERDASNSKASNPLTPHMFSEGQVGDTSRSYFQGQRSDPKHALETQSNSDPRSQPHIEDMDLGYEDKPSSQSFEVLEQKFLDDIRKLTKEQNDAEDAENARHREKIGTINAQYEEQLASLRCQHAGRRDDLLKRESNARQHQYQQSMMDRYSKSSMGSSDLHGYSGIAASATAGDTRRGYETDQYDSYRERARFLGGSRDHGFEPRGPYPGGRVYDTGSRYY, from the exons ATGATGAGACGCCAGCAGGCGCAGTACGCCGGCGATTCAGGCGGCGCCAATTCGTATGGTGGCGGAGGCGGTGGCGCTGCGGCAGCTTCAatgcaccaccaccaccaccatcatcagcagcagcagccgAGTAGTGTTGGTGCTAGTGATTTTGAAGGACGACTCGAAGCGTTCACACCCGAGAGGGATAGCAATCCTAATCCGTACGCTACTTCTTCCAAACCAGAGGCCCAGTGGAGATGGGAAAGAGATGCATCCAATTCCAAAGCCTCCAATCCATTGACACCTCACATGTTTAGTGAAG GTCAAGTGGGTGATACATCTAGATCCTATTTCCAGGGTCAAAGGTCCGATCCAAAACATGCTTTAGAGACACAGAGCAACAGCGATCCCCGATCTCAACCTCATATTGAAGATATGGACCTTGGGTACGAGGATAAGCCTTCGTCACAGTCCTTTGAAGTTCTGGAGCAGAAATTCCTTGATGACATTAGGAAACTAACCAAGGAACAGAATGATGCTGAGGATGCAGAAAATGCTAGACACAGAGAG AAAATTGGTACAATCAATGCTCAGTATGAAGAACAATTAGCATCACTACGGTGCCAGCATGCTGGCCGTAGAGATGATTTACTTAAGAGGGAATCAAATGCCCGGCAGCATCAATACCAGCAATCCATGATGGATCGTTACTCTAAAAGCAGCATGGGCTCCTCCGATCTTCATGGTTACAGTGGAATTGCGGCCTCAGCTACAGCTGGCGATACACGCAGAGGCTACGAAACTGACCAATATGATTCTTACAGAGAGCGGGCTCGATTTCTTGGGGGCTCCCGTGATCATGGGTTTGAGCCTAGGGGACCATATCCGGGAGGGCGTGTTTATGATACTGGCTCACGTTATTACTAA